The Erwinia billingiae Eb661 nucleotide sequence CCCCGCCGCAAGATCCTTCTATAAACAGCTCATCACCCGCGAATAATAAAATGATGAGGCCAGTATGAGCACGATTAATCTTGAGGGCGAACGGATACTCCCGCCGCCGCATTCAACACCGATAAGCTCTGTCAGTGACGTGGCAAACGTCATTAACAGCAGCAGCAGTAAAAACAGCTACGCCCGCTGGATCGTGTTTCTGGCACTGGGCGGCGTCTTCCTCGATGCCTACGATCTGACCACGCTGTCCTACGGGATTGATGACGTGGTGAAAGAGTTCGGGCTGACGCCAACCCTGACCGGGCTGGTGACCTCGTCGATCATGATCGGCACCATCGTCGGCAACCTGGTCGGCGGCTGGCTGACCGATAAGTACGGCCGCTACTCGGTATTTATGGCCGACATGCTGTTTTTTGTGGTGTCGGCGATCGCTGCTGGCCTGGCACCGAACGTCTGGGTGCTGATCGGCGCGCGTTTCCTGATGGGCGTCGGCGTCGGGATTGATTTGCCGGTGGCGATGGCCTACCTGGCGGAATTCTCTAAATTCACCGGCAAGGGCAATAAAGCCTCGCGGCTGGCAGCCTGGTGCCCGATGTGGTACGCCGCGTCCTCGGCCTGTTTCTTTATCATTTTTGCCCTCTATTTCCTGCTGCCGAAAGAGCATCTGGACTGGCTGTGGCGCGCATCGCTGCTGTTTGGCGCGGTGCCTGCGCTGCTGATCATCGCCGTGCGCAGCAAGTTTATGAATGAATCGCCGCTGTGGGCGGCCAATCAGGGCGATCTGAGTGGTGCGGTGCGCATCCTGCGCGATTCCTACGGCATCGTTGCCCACGAAGCTGAGCCAGAAAAGCCGGCGATTGAGAAAAAAGCGCCGCCTAAGGTCAGCTTCCGCGTGCTGTTCCAGAAACCCTATCTGGAGCGCACCGTGGTGACCGCGGTGATGAACGTCTGTATCTCGTTTGAATACACCGCGATTGCCTTCTTCCTGCCGTCGATTCTGGCGCAGTTCCTGGGCGCCGGCGTGTTTGAAACCATCTCCGCCTCACTTGGCCTTAACGCGCTGTTTGCCTTTACCGGCGGCCTGTTGGGCATGCGCCTGGCGTGGAAATTCCCGTCACGGCATGTGGCGATCGCCGGCTTTGCGCTGCAGTTTATTGCGCTGATTTCGCTGGCGCTGGTCGGCCATCCTGAAGCGACCGCCGGGGTGGTGTTTGCCATGCTGATGCTGGGTCTGTGGCTGTTCGCCGAAGGTTTTGGCCCTGGCGCGCAGATGATGATCTATCCGGCGCTCTCTTATCCTACCCATATTCGCGCCACCGGCGTCGGCTTTGGCCGCTCGCTGTCAGGCATTGGCAGCGCGCTGGCGCTGTTTATCCTGCCGATCCTGCAGGCGGCGTACGGCACCAATATGTTCTGGATTGTCTCGCTGGCCGCCATTATCCCGATTTTCTTCCTGCTGATTATTCGCTTCGAACCGACCCGTCAGGACATTGACACCGAACACGAAACTGGAGAACACCATGTCTGAAGTCACTTACCCAGATTACGAAATTCTGGCCGCCCGATTCCGCCCGATCTTCAACCAGATTGCCGAAGGCGCGGTCGCGCGGGAACATCAACGGACGCTGGCCGATGAGCCGATCCGCTGGCTGAAGCAGGCCGGATTCGGCACCCTGCGCATCCCGGTCGATCAGGGCGGATTGGGTGCCAGCCTGCCGCAGCTGTTCCAGTTGCTGACTGAACTGGCCGAAGCCGACTCCAACCTGCCGCAGGCGCTGCGCGCCCATTTTGCCTTTGTCGAAGATCGCCTGAATCAGCCCGACAGTGAAGGGCGTCGCCAGTGGTTCAGCCGGTTTGCCGACGGTGAACTGGTCGGCAGCGGCTGGAGCGAAATCGGCAACCTGAAGCTGGGCGAAATCAAAACCCGGGTGTCGCCGGGCGAAAACGGCTGGCGGTTGAACGGCGAGAAGTTTTACAGCACCGGCACGCTGTACGCCGACTGGATCGATGTCTTTGCGAAGCGCACCGACAACGACCGCGATGTGATTGCGCTGGTCAGTACCCATCAACCGGCGGTACAGCGCGACGATGACTGGGATGGCTTTGGTCAGCGCCTGACCGGCAGCGGCACCACGCGCTTCAACGAGGCGGAGGTGGAGCAGGCGCACGTCTATGACTTCAGCGAACGCTTCCGCTATCAGACCGCGTTTTACCAGCACGTATTGCTGGCGACGCTGGCCGGCATTGGCCGCGCCGTCAGCCGCGATGCTGCGCAGGGCGTGGCGGCGCGTAAGCGTATCTACAGCCACGGCAACGCGCCGCTGGTGAAGCAGGATGTGCAGGTGCTGCAGGTGGTCGGACAAATCGACAGCTGGGCATGGGCGGTGGAGTCCGCCGTGCAGCGCGCCGGCCATTCGCTGCAACGGGCGTTTGACGTCGAGCATCAGGGCGGCAGCGAAGAGGCGATCCAGCAGGCCAACGTGCAGGCGGAGCTGGAAGCTGCCAAAGCGCAGGTGATTGCCACCGAGCTGATCCCGCGTGCCGCCACCGAACTGTTTAACGCGCTGGGCGCATCGGACACCCGCGTCAGCAAGGCGCTGGATCGTCACTGGCGTAACGCGCGCACCGTGGCGTCACACAACCCGGTGATTTACAAAATCCGCAACGTCGGCGACTGGGCGGTTAATGGCCGCGAACCGACGTTTATCTGGCAGATTGGCAATGGGGAATAGGGCTGTGGACGCGCCGAAAAAAATCCTGTTAAACGCCTTCAATATGAACTGCGTTGGGCATATTCATCACGGCATGTGGACGCATCCTCAGGATCGTTCCACGGAATTTAACAGCCTGAGTTACTGGCTGGATCTGGCGAAGATCCTCGAAAAAGGGCTGTTTGACGGGCTGTTTATCGCCGACATTCTCGGCGTGTACGACGTCTATCAGCAGGGGATCGCCCTGACCGCCAGCGAATCTATCCAGCTGCCGGTCAACGATCCGCTGATGCTGGTGTCGGCAATGGCCAGCGTCACCGAACATCTGGGCTTTGGTTTGACCGCCAACCTGAGTTACGAAGCGCCGTATCCGTTTGCCCGCCGCTTTTCGACGCTCGATCACCTGACCGCCGGTCGGGTGGGCTGGAATATCGTCACCGGTTATCTCGACAGCGCCGCCCGCGCCATGGGGCAGACGCAGCTGTTGGGGCATGACCGTCGCTACGATCAGGCCGATGAGTTCCTCGACGTCAGCTATCAGCTGTGGGAAGGCAGCTGGGAAGAGGATGCGGTGCTGGCCGACCGTCAACAGCGGCGCTATGCCGATGCCAGCAAAATTCATCCTGTGCGTCATCACGGGGAATTTTATCAGGTTGAGGGTTATCACCTTTCCCAGCCGTCTCCGCAACGCACGCCGCTGCTGTTCCAGGCGGGAAGTTCTGCACGGGGCATCCAGTTCGCCGCGCGCCATGCGGAGTGCACCTTTGTTAATGGCAGCACGCCACAGGCGATGCGCGCACAGGTGGACAGGCTGCGGCAGGCGGCGAAAGAGGCCGGCAGGTTGCCGGAGGATCTGAAAATCTTTATGGGCATTTCGGTGATCGTCGCTCCCACCGAACGCGAGGCGCAGGAGAAGCATCAGGAATACCTGCGTTATGCCAGCCCGGAGGCGGGCATTGCCCACTTCTCCAGCTCGACCGGCATCGATCTGGCGGCGTTCGACCTTGATGAGCCGATTCAGAGCGGTGCCACCCGGGCGATCGAGTCGGTCAGCAAAGCCTACAGCGGCTGGACCAAACGTCAGCTGCTGGAGCAGCATGCGTTGGGGGGACGCTACGCGCTGATTGTCGGCGATCCGCAACAGGTCGCGACCGCGCTGATCGACTGGATCGACCAGGCCGGGATCGACGGCTTTAACCTCACGCGCATCGTTAATCCGCAAAGCTATATCGACTTTATTGAATTAGTGGTGCCGGAACTGCAACAGCGCGGGCGGTATAAGACCGCTTATCAGCCCGGCTCGCTGCGGAAAAAACTGTTTAATAGCGACAGGCTTGCCGAACGCCATCCGGCCGCAGCCTGGCGTAAAGGAGGGCGGAATTACCGCAATAATCAGTAATCCGTTCTATTGCTAAAACTCGCTCAGGCTTAGCTGAAATTGATCTGAATGGATTAATTTCAGCATGCTAAGTTGAACTCTTATTAATTTCACCAGGTACAGATGATGATTAGCCAAAATATAAAAAACAGTGCGGTTATTAAGTCAGGTTTGCGTGCGTCAGGTTTAGCCTTATTTACCCTGTCGGTATTATTTTCCCTGTCCGCTCAGGCGGCACCGAATGGTGAGGTGCCGTCGTTGCAGGGAAAACGCATCGGGATCACCGTGGCCGGGACCGATCACTACTGGGACCTGAAAGCCTATCAGGGTCAGGTGGATGAGGTGAAACGCCTTGGCGGCACGCCAATCGCGCTGGATGGCGGCAGGAAGGAGGCGCAGCAAATCGGCCAAATCCAGACGCTGATTGCGCAAAAGCCGGACGCGATTATCGAAACGCTCGGCACCGCCTCGGTACTGGAACCCTGGCTGAAAAAAATTCGCGCCGCCGGGATCCCCTTATTTACCGTCGATACCGCCAGTCCGTCGAGTATTAACGTTACCACCTCGGATAACTTTTATATTGGCGAGCAGCTGGCGCTGAAAATGGTTAACGATCTGCATGGTGAGGGCAATATTCTGGTATTTAACGGTTTCTATGGCGTGCCGGTGGTTGCCATGCGTTATGACCAGCTCAAAGCGGTATTAAAATGGTATCCAAAAATTAAAATCATTCAGCCGGAGCTGCGTGATGTGATCCCCAATACGGTGCAGGATGCCTATGCGCAAATTAGCCAGCTGTTAAATAAATACCCGAAAGGCACGGTGCAGGCGATCTGGGCGGCGTGGGATGTGCCGCAAATTGGGGCCACCCAGGCGGTGGATGCCGCCGGGCGGAGCGAGATCAAAACCTACGCCGTTGACGGCAGCCCGGACGTGGTGTCGCTGGTGAAGGATCCGAAATCCAGCGCCGCGTCGGTCGTGGCGCAGCAACCGTACCTGATCGGCCAGACCGCGGTGCAGAACGTCGCACGCTATCTGGCGGGCGATCGCTCTCTGCCGCCAGCCACCTACGTACCGGCGCTGGTGGTGACCAAAGAGAATGCCGCTGAGGTGCAGAAAACGCTGGGACAGAGCGATGCAAAATAACGCTCCGCTGCTGGCGATGAGCAACATCAGTAAAGCCTTTGCTGGCATCCCGGCGCTGCGTCAGGTCTCGCTGACGCTGGCGGCCGGGGAAATCCATGGCCTGATCGGCCATAACGGTGCGGGCAAATCGACGCTGATCAAAATTCTCGCCGGGCTGCAGCAGGCGGATGACGGGCAGATTGTGCTGGAAGGGCGGGAAACCGCGCTTCCTTCGCCGCAGGCGGCAAAGGCGCTGGGGATTGAAATTGTCCATCAGGAGCGGCTGCTGGCCCCGAGCCTGACGGTGGCGGAAGCGCTGTTACTGGGTGAGGAGCCGCGCTATCCCGGCCTGCCGTTGATCAACCGACGGCTGATGCGCCGCACGGCGGCACAGGCGATTACCGATCTGTTTGGCATCGCCATTCCTCCCGATCGCCTGATCGCCGATTTAAGCGTGGCGGAGCAGCAGCTGGTGCAGATTACCCGAGCCATGCGCCAGTCGCCGCGCATTCTGGTGTTTGACGAGCCGACCGCCGCATTAGGGCAACATGAAGTGGCGGCGTTGTTTCGCGCCATTCGCCACTTGCAGCAAAAGGGTCTGGCGATCCTCTACGTCTCGCATTATCTCGATGAAATTACCGCGCTTTGTCAGCAGGTGACCGTGCTGCGCGATGGCCGTAACGTCGCCCATCATCAGGTCAGTCAGATCACCGCCAGCCAGCTGATTGGCGATATGCTCGGCGGCGAACAAAAAGCGCTGACCCGCCGGGATGCGCAGCCGCAAACGCATCCGCTGTTGCGGGTTGACAATCTGGCGGCCGCCGGGCGCTTCGAACAGGTCAGCTTTACCGCGTATCGCGGTGAAATTCTTGGCATCACCGGCCTGCTGGGCTCCGGCGGCAAGGCGCTGGTGCGCGCGCTGTTTGGGTTGGAACATGGCCTGAGCGGCGCGCTGACGCTGGATGGCGAGGCCTGGCTGCCGCATTCGCCGCATCAGGCGGTGAAGCATGGCGTGGCCTTTGTGCCGGAAGATCGCCGGGCCAACGGCATCGCGCCGGATCTGAGCGTCAGGGAAAATATCGCCCTGACCAGCCTGTCGGCCTTAACGCAAAAACTGCTGATCGATGGCGGTAAAGAACGCCGCCTGGTGGCGGACAATATCCGCGATCTGGGGATCCGCACGCCCGGCGATCGGGCTGCGGTGCGCCTGCTGTCCGGCGGCAACCAGCAAAAGGTGGTGCTGGCAAAATGGCTGAATACCGGGGCGAAAGTCTATCTGCTGGATGAGCCGACGGTGGGGGTGGATATCGGCGCGAAGGCGGAAATCTACCGCGCGCTGCACCAACTGGCGGCCAGAGGGGCGCTGGTGATCCTGTTTTCAACCGATTTACTGGAATTGCAGTCGCTCAGCGATCGCATCCTGGTGATGGCGCGCGGCAAAGTGGTGAAAACCCTGCAGGGCGCGGACACCGACGATCATGAAATCCTCGCCTGGGCCGCTGGCGCTCAGTCGGCGGCGACGGGAGCGTTAACATGACCGAACTTTCTTCTGCTGCGTCAGCAACGGCGGTTAGCGGACGCACTGCCTCCGCGCGCGATCGTAAAGGGCCGCTGCTGCAACTGGGCGCGTTTCTGCTGATTATTGCGGTGCTGGCGGTGTTTGCCTTCCTGTCACCCATTTTCCTCACCTTCGGCAATCTGGGCAACGTCCTGCAGCAAACTGCGGTCACCGGCACGCTGGCCTTTGGCCTGACGCTGGTGCTGAGCGGTGGCGGCAGCCATTCGCTGACCGGCGGCATCGATCTGTCGGTGGCGGCCAATATGGGTCTCAGCGCGGCGGTTTTCGCCACTCAGCTAAGCCAGGGCGGGTCGCTGGAAACCGCCTTGCTGTTGGCGTTACTTACCGGCGGCGCGGTCGGGCTGGTCAACGCCATCGCGGTGGTGTGGCTGAAGATTTTGCCGCTGTTAGCCACCCTGACCACCATGAATATCGCCCTCGGGCTGGAGATGGTGGTGACGCAGAATTCAACGGTGCCGGTGAGCGGCCCGCTGTTCGATGCGCTGATTGGCGCAGGGCCGTTATCGCTGCCGTGGCTGGCCTGGGCCTTTGCCATCGTGGCAGGGCTGTTCGCGGTTCTGACCCATCTTTCTCCGTTCGGCCTGCGGCTGCAGGCGGTGGGCAGTCATCCGCTGGCCGCACGGGCCAACGGGCTGTCCGTCACGCGCTATCTTGCCGCCAGCTACGTGCTTTGCGGGCTGGCAGCCGGTCTGGCGGCGTTCGGTTCAGTCACGGTGCTCAGCGGCAGTTCGCCGGGCGCCAACGATAACCTGCTGATGGTGATCGCCGCCGTGTTGCTTGGCGTGGTCTTTTCGCGGCGGCTGGTGCCCACCATCCTCGGCACATTGGTAAGCGTGGTGTTCCTCGGGCTGATCGCCAATGGTTTCCAGCTGATCAACGTCTCCAGCTACTGGATCAACGGCGTAGAAGGCGTGCTGATCCTGCTGGTTGTCTCGCTGACCGCCTTCCTGCGTCAACGCCATCAAAGGAGTAAGGTCCTTGTCTGATATCACTCTGTCGCCGGTCCTGACCCGGCTGCGTGGCAACCTGCTGCGGGTCAGCGTGTTGATCTGTTTTGCTGCGCTGCTGATCTTCTTTAGCTGCTTCGCGCCAGGATTCTTCAGCCTCAATAATCTGCAAAGCGTGCTGCTGAATAATGTCGCGCCGCTGGCTATTGCCGCGCTGGCGATGACCGTGGTGGCCTCGATGGGGGCCATTGACCTGTCTATCGGTACCGCCATCGATTTTGCCTGCCTGGTGCTGGTGACGCTGATGCTGCATCAGGTCGGCCTGCCGCTGGCGCTGGGTGCCGCGTTACTGGCGGCGCTGTGCGTCGGGCTGTTCAACGCCTTTCTGGTGGCGGTGCTGGGCGTGGAGCCGTTTCTGGCCACGCTCGGCACGCTGTTTATCGGCCAGAGCGTGCAACAGCTTTCGTCGGGCGGCGGCCAGCCGGTCTATTTACTCAGCCAGGTGCTGCCGCCAGGCTTCTCCGCCATCAGCCACGGTTTGCTGGCGGGGATCCCGCTGCCGCTGTGGTACGTGCTGGTGATTGCCGTGGTGCTGCATATCCTGCTGCAACGCACCCGCTTTGGTCGCGCGCTGACCTTTACCGGCGTGCAGATCAGCGTCGCCCGCTACTCGGGCATCGCCGTTGGCCGCACGCTGGCGGTGGGATTTGTGCTCAGCGCGGTGGTGGCGGGCGTGGTGGGGCTGATGCTGGCCGCTAACGTCAAGGCCTGGGTGCCGATGTCGGGCAATGCCTACCTGCTGAACGCCATCGGCGCGGCC carries:
- a CDS encoding ABC transporter permease; this translates as MTELSSAASATAVSGRTASARDRKGPLLQLGAFLLIIAVLAVFAFLSPIFLTFGNLGNVLQQTAVTGTLAFGLTLVLSGGGSHSLTGGIDLSVAANMGLSAAVFATQLSQGGSLETALLLALLTGGAVGLVNAIAVVWLKILPLLATLTTMNIALGLEMVVTQNSTVPVSGPLFDALIGAGPLSLPWLAWAFAIVAGLFAVLTHLSPFGLRLQAVGSHPLAARANGLSVTRYLAASYVLCGLAAGLAAFGSVTVLSGSSPGANDNLLMVIAAVLLGVVFSRRLVPTILGTLVSVVFLGLIANGFQLINVSSYWINGVEGVLILLVVSLTAFLRQRHQRSKVLV
- a CDS encoding sugar ABC transporter substrate-binding protein, whose product is MMISQNIKNSAVIKSGLRASGLALFTLSVLFSLSAQAAPNGEVPSLQGKRIGITVAGTDHYWDLKAYQGQVDEVKRLGGTPIALDGGRKEAQQIGQIQTLIAQKPDAIIETLGTASVLEPWLKKIRAAGIPLFTVDTASPSSINVTTSDNFYIGEQLALKMVNDLHGEGNILVFNGFYGVPVVAMRYDQLKAVLKWYPKIKIIQPELRDVIPNTVQDAYAQISQLLNKYPKGTVQAIWAAWDVPQIGATQAVDAAGRSEIKTYAVDGSPDVVSLVKDPKSSAASVVAQQPYLIGQTAVQNVARYLAGDRSLPPATYVPALVVTKENAAEVQKTLGQSDAK
- a CDS encoding LLM class flavin-dependent oxidoreductase, translating into MGNRAVDAPKKILLNAFNMNCVGHIHHGMWTHPQDRSTEFNSLSYWLDLAKILEKGLFDGLFIADILGVYDVYQQGIALTASESIQLPVNDPLMLVSAMASVTEHLGFGLTANLSYEAPYPFARRFSTLDHLTAGRVGWNIVTGYLDSAARAMGQTQLLGHDRRYDQADEFLDVSYQLWEGSWEEDAVLADRQQRRYADASKIHPVRHHGEFYQVEGYHLSQPSPQRTPLLFQAGSSARGIQFAARHAECTFVNGSTPQAMRAQVDRLRQAAKEAGRLPEDLKIFMGISVIVAPTEREAQEKHQEYLRYASPEAGIAHFSSSTGIDLAAFDLDEPIQSGATRAIESVSKAYSGWTKRQLLEQHALGGRYALIVGDPQQVATALIDWIDQAGIDGFNLTRIVNPQSYIDFIELVVPELQQRGRYKTAYQPGSLRKKLFNSDRLAERHPAAAWRKGGRNYRNNQ
- a CDS encoding MFS transporter; this translates as MSTINLEGERILPPPHSTPISSVSDVANVINSSSSKNSYARWIVFLALGGVFLDAYDLTTLSYGIDDVVKEFGLTPTLTGLVTSSIMIGTIVGNLVGGWLTDKYGRYSVFMADMLFFVVSAIAAGLAPNVWVLIGARFLMGVGVGIDLPVAMAYLAEFSKFTGKGNKASRLAAWCPMWYAASSACFFIIFALYFLLPKEHLDWLWRASLLFGAVPALLIIAVRSKFMNESPLWAANQGDLSGAVRILRDSYGIVAHEAEPEKPAIEKKAPPKVSFRVLFQKPYLERTVVTAVMNVCISFEYTAIAFFLPSILAQFLGAGVFETISASLGLNALFAFTGGLLGMRLAWKFPSRHVAIAGFALQFIALISLALVGHPEATAGVVFAMLMLGLWLFAEGFGPGAQMMIYPALSYPTHIRATGVGFGRSLSGIGSALALFILPILQAAYGTNMFWIVSLAAIIPIFFLLIIRFEPTRQDIDTEHETGEHHV
- a CDS encoding acyl-CoA dehydrogenase family protein; this translates as MSEVTYPDYEILAARFRPIFNQIAEGAVAREHQRTLADEPIRWLKQAGFGTLRIPVDQGGLGASLPQLFQLLTELAEADSNLPQALRAHFAFVEDRLNQPDSEGRRQWFSRFADGELVGSGWSEIGNLKLGEIKTRVSPGENGWRLNGEKFYSTGTLYADWIDVFAKRTDNDRDVIALVSTHQPAVQRDDDWDGFGQRLTGSGTTRFNEAEVEQAHVYDFSERFRYQTAFYQHVLLATLAGIGRAVSRDAAQGVAARKRIYSHGNAPLVKQDVQVLQVVGQIDSWAWAVESAVQRAGHSLQRAFDVEHQGGSEEAIQQANVQAELEAAKAQVIATELIPRAATELFNALGASDTRVSKALDRHWRNARTVASHNPVIYKIRNVGDWAVNGREPTFIWQIGNGE
- a CDS encoding sugar ABC transporter ATP-binding protein → MQNNAPLLAMSNISKAFAGIPALRQVSLTLAAGEIHGLIGHNGAGKSTLIKILAGLQQADDGQIVLEGRETALPSPQAAKALGIEIVHQERLLAPSLTVAEALLLGEEPRYPGLPLINRRLMRRTAAQAITDLFGIAIPPDRLIADLSVAEQQLVQITRAMRQSPRILVFDEPTAALGQHEVAALFRAIRHLQQKGLAILYVSHYLDEITALCQQVTVLRDGRNVAHHQVSQITASQLIGDMLGGEQKALTRRDAQPQTHPLLRVDNLAAAGRFEQVSFTAYRGEILGITGLLGSGGKALVRALFGLEHGLSGALTLDGEAWLPHSPHQAVKHGVAFVPEDRRANGIAPDLSVRENIALTSLSALTQKLLIDGGKERRLVADNIRDLGIRTPGDRAAVRLLSGGNQQKVVLAKWLNTGAKVYLLDEPTVGVDIGAKAEIYRALHQLAARGALVILFSTDLLELQSLSDRILVMARGKVVKTLQGADTDDHEILAWAAGAQSAATGALT
- a CDS encoding ABC transporter permease, translated to MSDITLSPVLTRLRGNLLRVSVLICFAALLIFFSCFAPGFFSLNNLQSVLLNNVAPLAIAALAMTVVASMGAIDLSIGTAIDFACLVLVTLMLHQVGLPLALGAALLAALCVGLFNAFLVAVLGVEPFLATLGTLFIGQSVQQLSSGGGQPVYLLSQVLPPGFSAISHGLLAGIPLPLWYVLVIAVVLHILLQRTRFGRALTFTGVQISVARYSGIAVGRTLAVGFVLSAVVAGVVGLMLAANVKAWVPMSGNAYLLNAIGAAFIGSTFSAQRRPNVAGTLLGVVLLSFVANGLLLIGWNFYWQQVATGVLIFLVLAAGALKGRQRA